In the Pongo abelii isolate AG06213 chromosome 2, NHGRI_mPonAbe1-v2.0_pri, whole genome shotgun sequence genome, gtacagtggtgcgatctcagctcactgcaacctctgcctcccaggttcaagtgattctcctgcctcagcccgctgagtagctggaagtataggcacatgccaccacacccagctaatttttgtatttttagtagagatggagtttcaccatgttggccaggctggtctcgaactcctggcctcaagtgatctgcctgcctcggcctcccaaagtgctgggattacaggcatgagccaccgtgcctggccacaatatAATTTACCTTAACagtaattaaaaatatctttaaggctttaaaatttaaaaaaaattccttccctCATGGAGCCTACAATCCAGTGGGGGAGACATATACTAtaataaacaaattaagaaatgaggcctggtggctcactcctataatcccagccctttgggaggctgaggcagggagatcatctgagcccaggagttcaagaccagcctggacaagataacgagaccctgtctctacaaaaaaatttaaaaacttagccgggtgtggtgcgcatgcctgtagtcccagcttcttgggaacctgaggcaggaggatcacctgagccaagggatcagaggcttcagtgagtcatgattgtgctccagcctgggtaacaaagtgaggccctgtctcaaaaaaataaaataaacaaataaatctgaGACATAATAGCATGTAGTACTGAACATTATAAAGAAAGCTGAACAAGAGAAGGAACAGGAGAGGACTCTGTTCTACTTCAGGTCAGGTGGCCCTGGGTGGGAAGACttagagaaagtgagaaagagatCCAGGCAGACATCTGGTGGAAGCACATTCCAggcagaagcaacagcaaacacccAGTTTGGGAGAAGGAGTTCAGAATGCTctgggcagagaaagacagtCGGTGTGGCTGGCACAGATTAGTAAAGCAGGGAATTGGAACAGATGTggatggagaaggaggaagggagcagATTGAAAGTTGGCATGGTGGGCCTACCTTGGATTTTACTCTCAGTGTGATGGGAAGCCAGGAGAGTGATCCAACTGGTATTTTTAGTTCGTTTTCCTGTGTCtattgattatttaaaaagaaaaaagaaacagcagcagCTCACTATGGCACAACTGTGGCAAATTGACTGTAAGAGGGTTTTAGGGGTTGAATTGTGCCCCCTCCCTccttaaaaaaagacatattgaAGGCCGtatgtggtagctcatgcctgtaatccttgcaggatttgggagaccaaggtgggagatGGCTTGCActgaagagttcaagaccagccagggcaacaaagtgagaccctgtctctaattaaaaaatagaaagggaagggaaggggaagcggaaggggaagaggaaggtgagggaggggaggagggggaggggaagggagaggggaaagacgggtgtgtggtggctcatgcctataatcccagcactttgggaggccaaggcaagtggatcaccagaggtcaggagagagacggagagggagagggaaaaggagagaaagagagagggaaggagggagggagggagcgagggaagaaggaaggaaggaaggaagaaaaagaaagagagaaaggcagaaggggaggggaggggaggggagatattgaggtcctaactcccagtacttCAGCATGTGACCTTGTTTGAAACAGGGTCACTACAGATGAAATTggttaagatgagatcatactggaATAGGGTGTGTCCTCCATCCACTATGATTGGCATCCTtttaagaagaggagaagaaatacCGACACACGAGAGAGAATACCATGGATGACCAAGGCAGAGATTGAGTTGTTACAGCTGCAAGTCAGAGAACAATGaggattgccagcaaaccaccagaagccagaagaggaaaggaaggatttTCCCCAAGAGCTTCAGAAAGAGCATGGCTCTGGGGCACTGTGAttttagacttcttttttttttttttttttttttttgcagtttttaaaaggaggatttatttgaaaagtttcacttagcaatataccTAAAAGGAAATCACAATACAATGAGAGATTTAAATCAAGGCCTCAGAATTTCATACAAACACCAAGACCAAAATCCTAAGTATTGGTATTGCGTCTCAAATTTTTcccattaacttaaaaaaaaaaaaaaagcttaaacttACGTGACTTACAGGTTATTAAATGAAACTAGAATTaacaaacatgccaaaatgttTCACTTTTAATAGTAGACacagctcctgtattgttttacaaaaaaataaaagcatttctttCAACATGCATCCAGTGTTCAATGTAACGTGGCAAAGGGCAACATTTAACATAATTCAACTGCTTTTACCTAAATACGCTTACTGCTTAAGTACATCCTATAACTAACTTGAGAAAAGCTGAAACTTAAGTTTAACAGTTATAGTTTACTCAGCTTCACTGTTACATCCTAGATGAGTATTGTATTCAAAAATACTGGGCCTTAAGTCTTCATAACAATCCTGATTTCCACTTAGAGTAAGCATAAATCACAGGCTTGTATTGCAGAAAACTGTTAaactgaagtttttttcttttttttaaaaaaaaaaaaaaggttgaccAAGAGTCAGTGATCAGGATCGATCAATTACATTCCCCATCCACCACTCATACTGGACATGCTAGACATCCCTCCCATTCCGTTCACGCCCATAGATGCACGGCTTCCACTACTGTAGTAGCTGCTGTTCATTGCTCCTTGGTTACCTATGCAGTGTTTGATTGAAAATCACTGGAGTTTTCCTGTAAAACTTGGTCGTATCCACTCATGCTGCTCTGGCCACCATAGCCGCCTCCATAACCACCACTCAGCTGCTGGCTGGCTGGGCCCCCGTAGCTGGACTGGTTTGACAAACCCATGCCTCCTAGCATTTGGCTACCGTAAGCACCACCGCTTGCTCCTGCTGTAGAATTCAAGAAGAGTTCTACATAACTGTGTTGCATATTTGCTTTGTCTTTTGACATAGCTGCCACAGCATCTCCATGAGTTGTGAACTCGACATCTGCTTCACCAGTTACTCTGCCATCAGGACCAATTTCAATGTGTACTCTCACAGGATTGAGtggtgaaaaaaaattataaatgtcatTCTCAGTAGCTCTGTAAGGTAATCCACGCATGTGTACACAGTGTCCTGTTGTGCTCTGGAAAGTAGAGCCACCATCCCCATATCTGTGATCAGACATTCCTGAAAAACAGTAATTGAGGTCTCTTCCAAATCTATCTGACCCAAGTCCATAGCCATCATTATAGCCATTGTAATCGTCATAGCCTCCATAGCCTCCACCATAAGCACCACGCCTCATCCTCTCAAAGCCAGCTCCTCTGCCAATGCTGTTATACCCTCTGCCAGCCCCAGGTCTGTCATAGGGACCTGGCCGCTGCATGGCCATAAGCTTTCGTGGTGGATCATAGTGAGTTCTAACTTCAGCTCTACTGCTCTTAAAGATTTCAATATACCTGTGCCCTAttctttccttgtgtttctttaGAGACTTTTCAGCTATTTCCTGTGAAGCAAACTGCACGAAGGCCTCCCCTGTACTCCTCCCCTGGAAGTCCACCGGCAATGTTATCCCATTTGGCACGATTTCCAACCCTGAGAAGAACTGAACAATTTCTTCCTTGCTACATCCAGAGGGAAGTCCTCTAAGCCGTACAAAGCCATCATTGGCCGTGTCAGGACTATTTGGACCAGTATGCTTCAACACCCATTCCATTTCAACGTTGTTTGACTTGAATACTTCAACATATCTGTGTCCCAtagtttctctgtcttttttcagGGCCAATTTGACTTCATCTTCTGATTCAAGTTCAACAAAAGCCTCGCCACTTGGTCTGCCTTCTCTGGTGTAGATGAAACGAATACCTTGAGCCCCATTTTGAATTTTGCAGTCAGAAAAAAACCTCTGCACTTCATCGGCCAAACAAGACCAGGGCAAGCCCTGGACCTTCACCATGAATCCCTCTCCACCTTCGGTGCCCAACATCATCGTCTCTTACACGGTCCGGCATCAAAACAAACTAGACACGCGGCTTCTGCGTGGCTAAGACGAAAATGTGATTTTAGACTTCTAACCCTCAGAACTGAGAGACAATAAGTTTCTGTGGTTTTAAGGCACCCAATTAGTGGTACTTcattacagcagccctagcaaacaaatACAAAGGGGTAAAgagtttttttattctttttttttttttttggttttggttttggttttgttttgtttttgcgacagggtcttgttctgtcaccccatgctggagtgcagtggcatcatcacagctcactgcagccttgacctcctgggcccctgtcatcctcccctctcagcctcctgagtagccgggaccacaggtgtgcaccaccatacccagctaatttcttaattttgtgtAGGGAGAGcttcttggtatgttgcccaggcttctgtttctttcttttttttttttttttttgagacaatgtctcactctgtcgcccaggctggagtgcagtggtaggatctcagctcactgcaactcccacctccagggttcaggcaattcttgcgcctcagcctcctgaatacctgggattacaggcacccgccaccacacccagctaatttttgtatttgtagtagagacggggtttcaccatgttggccaggctggtcttgaactcctgacctcatgatctgcctgcattggcctcccaaagtactgggattataggtgtgagtcaccgcgcctggcccttatttctttatgattttgtttAAAGACGGGGTCTATATTAGGCTATATTGCCTAAACTGCACtaaaactcctggacttaagggGTTCTCCTACCTAAGTCTCCCAAGTTACTGGGACCTACCGCCGTGCCCAGGGAGAGTTTCTCTTATTTacaaaaatgagaacatgtaaGCATTACTCAGTAGCTCCCTTTATTCACTTAACGTAcagttaaatacattttattaaaaataaaggcaggtcaggcacggtggctcacacctgcattcccagccctttggaaggtggaggcgggcagatcacccgaggtcaggagctcgagattagcctggacaacatggcgaaattccatctctactaaaagtgcaaaaattagctgggcataggggCCGgcgcatgtaattccagctactcaggaggctgaggcaggagaatcacttgaacccgggaggcagaggttgcagtgagccaagaacactgccattgcactccagtttgggtgacaagagcaaagctctgtctcaaaaaataataataataaaaaataaaaataggctgggcgcggtggctcacacttgtaatcccagcactctgggaggccgaggtgagcagatcacctaaggtcaggagttggagaccagcctggccaacatggtaaaaccccgtctctactaaaaatacaaaaattagctgggtgtggtggcgggtgcctgtaaaccgagctactcaagaggctgaggcaggagaattgcttgaccccgggaggcagaggttgcagtgagcagagatcgtgccactgcattctaacctgagtgacagagcgagactctgtctcaaaaaataaataaatagataaataaaaataaaataaaaaataaaaataaaggcagc is a window encoding:
- the LOC100454043 gene encoding heterogeneous nuclear ribonucleoprotein H-like, whose amino-acid sequence is MMLGTEGGEGFMVKVQGLPWSCLADEVQRFFSDCKIQNGAQGIRFIYTREGRPSGEAFVELESEDEVKLALKKDRETMGHRYVEVFKSNNVEMEWVLKHTGPNSPDTANDGFVRLRGLPSGCSKEEIVQFFSGLEIVPNGITLPVDFQGRSTGEAFVQFASQEIAEKSLKKHKERIGHRYIEIFKSSRAEVRTHYDPPRKLMAMQRPGPYDRPGAGRGYNSIGRGAGFERMRRGAYGGGYGGYDDYNGYNDGYGLGSDRFGRDLNYCFSGMSDHRYGDGGSTFQSTTGHCVHMRGLPYRATENDIYNFFSPLNPVRVHIEIGPDGRVTGEADVEFTTHGDAVAAMSKDKANMQHSYVELFLNSTAGASGGAYGSQMLGGMGLSNQSSYGGPASQQLSGGYGGGYGGQSSMSGYGNQGAMNSSYYSSGSRASMGVNGMGGMSSMSSMSGGWGM